AGATCCTGGTCGCTAGTGATGTAAATATTGTTGGTGCTACAATCATGATGCCAAAGCAAATGATCTTCAAATGAAGTCACAAGCTCTCCCCGAAAGTTCCATACAGCAATTGTTCTGTTTCGGAATGTCAAGAAGAGATTGTTCTCGTAAAGAAAAATGAATGCTGAAGGGGTCATAAATTTGGAGACACCGACTTCAATTAGCTCGGAAGTCCGCACCTTTGAAACACAAAGACGATCTAATCATTAGTCCTTCATGAAATAAGAGATAAGCTAAAAAAGATTAAAATAACTCTCATGAGTATGACATACATCAAGTATCTGGAAGTTTTCATCCTCTTGCTTGACAAGGAGCTTCTCATTGAACTGCTCAATGAAATCAATTTTCTTGTTGCGGTGCAACAAGTGCTTAAAAAATTTCAGTGGCTTTCCATCTTCAATTGATAATATCTTCAATGGAACATAACTTGGTGTCCTATCATATATCAAGAGCATGATTCCTGGACTGAAGTAGATAAAAAAAACCACAAGTCATCATTTGTCCTTCAGAATACAGGATTATAGACAAAACTAAAGGAAAGAGAGCACAAACCTGATCTTTATCTCTTGCACATTTTCATCTGGTATTGAATATAGAAAGGAGTAGTTCTTCAAGTCAAAGACCTTATAGATACTTCAGATAAAACGATGACATTTAGAACATTTTTTATGAAAAACACCACTCAAAATGCAATTAACAGTTTAAGAAGGCCTACCCATCCTGTGCTGAATATGTGAGTACTTTTCCATTTACATCATCAAACTCCACAAATCCAGGCCACTTCAGAGATTCTGATTCAAACAGAGGAAACCCGGCATCTAATTGATTCCTTCTAATATACCTGAAACAACATTAGAGTTCAAAAACTGTATATTAGTCAAGCCCAAGAACTATCATAAGTTGCATTTTGTAAATAAAATCAATGAAAAAACACTTGAATAGATCATATGCAGGACTAAAAGAACTGTAAATGTAAAAAGCACATATTCATAGAGTGCTTCTTGAAAAGTCACATagcatcacatggaaacttaaGAGAAATTTCCGAGCATATGTTCTTACTCAATTGGGGTTGTTCTGCACTTCAATGTACTGAAATTGTCAGATGCATAAACTGACACAGTAATAAGTGAATCATTGTTCTTGTTGTAGAACAAGCTCCGAATCACTTCATCTGGGCTTAAATTCAAGAAGGCTATGCGCTTGTTTGTTACTGATGAcacaaaaaaatacaaaagcagAGATCAGATGACGGTGATACCCATATTTTTATCAAATTGTGTCACGTACATGTCTCATCTTTAGAACACCTACCTCGGTTGAAAGCAGCACAAAGACCGGAATGAGCCAGCGCAAATATGATATCCTTTGCAGCAACAATCTCAATGATTTTGGATCGTCTTCTAAGAAATTGCAGCTTCACAAATAGGTGAGCATTGGCATCATATGTATCAAACTCTTCCTGCACCAGGCAAAAGGATTATAGTGTCAATGTAATAAAATGGTTCGTGCCAAAAGGTACATAACTCAGAACATATTACAGGCTCTGTAACTCTACACATTGAAAAGTTTGAGCATTATCGTATCAAAACATTGCACAAATTCACATTCCACACCCACAAAACCTAGCAGATACATCAGTAGACATATCAGCAACAATACAGCCATTTTGGCCCTTCTACTAAGCCATATTGAACAACAATACAAACAATGAATGAGGACCCAGCACTGAGGTACCTCTATTAAACAGAAATGGCATGTTTTAATCAGATTTGTGTATCAAAGAACCACAATAACCATATAAATTTCTCGAATGGTCCGGAGGAAGACAGGGAATGAAGGAGAGAGGTAGATAGCCTAAAGAAATAATAAATTCAAAATTATACATCCCAGTCCACTAATTAATTCAAATGCTCAATACCGAATCAtgctacccccccccccccgattaAGGAAGCAAGACAGACCTAAAGATGCAATCCTACTCATTTTTAATATCTGCGGCTCGAAGTTGGAACATatttttaaaaaggaaaaaaagaagcaaaGGTATACAGCAAAAAAGAGTGTAATGTACATACTTGAAATGTTGCAAGTCATTTCACACACTCCATTTTATAACAAAGCTCCAGTTCTAATCTAGAACCATGAGCTCCCTGTGATAAAAATACATGAAGCGCAATCCCCAAGGCCCAAATTCTGGACGATGATGGTTACTATTCAATTCCATCAGTTCACAGCCTCAACCCCAGAGTTGCAGATGCCAATCAAAGAAAGCATATAAGAATCATGCTCAAACTAAGGTATCTACAGCACAACCCATGACAAAATCAGCAGTTAAATCCTGCGCACACAAGAAATAACCCTTAAGAGGCAACATCCCATTTCCCTCAAAGAGTGACCTTTTACAACAGAATCCCCAAGATCAAATCTTTATTTTTCCCTCTCAAGGACAGAGTTTCCCGCCTAGCACATTCAGAGCACGCAAGAAATACAGTCCTAAGTAAGAGTACCCAACTAATTTCGCCCAATGCACCAACAAAGAAAACATAAAATAATCATATGTTCAAACTAATGCATCTAGAGCATCACACATGCGAAAACTAATAGTTGATGCTTCAACACTCAAGAATAACCCTAAAAGGCATCTCATTTGTCTCAAAGACAGACACTTTGCAAGAACTCAACAACTGGGAATCTGCAAGACCAAATCTTTTTTACAACAAAAATGCATAATGTGCATACTATAAATGTTCATTGAAAGCCATTTCACATTTTCCATTTTACACCAAGGCACTAGATCGAATTACCGAACCCAAGAGATCTCTCTGATTGAATAGCCAGAAGCGCAATCACAATGGCCCTGATTCTGAACATCTGAGCAATGACAATACTATTCAATTCCAGCAGCTGATAGCCCCAACCCCAGCAATGGTGCTGGCGCAAGGGCCCATAAAGGAATCATACAGGAATGATATGTCCAAACTAATGCATCTAGGCCATCACAGATGTGAAAGCCAACAGTTGAGGCTCTGGCACTGAAAACATAACCCTAAAATGCTTCTCATTTGCCTCAAAGGTGGGCCTTTCACTGGAACTCAACGATTGCGGAGTCCCCAAGACCAAATCTTTCTCCTCTCAAGAACCAAAATTTCCCACCTTGCACAAATGCAACCCGCGAGAACGAGATTTCATGCCAAACAACCATGATTTTTCCACTAATTGGATCCCGTGCACGGCCGGAGCCAGCCAAAACCCAAGGTTTGCTGGCACTGATAGCACACGGCGGTGCCCAGGCCCACAGCAACAGGCCTCCCCAACCCAAAGGGCAGTGAGTAGCGGACACAGCGGCGAAGGTGTGCACTTGGAGCCGCATGTTCCGGAAGCGCTCTCTCTGATTGAATAACCTGAAGGGCAATCCCAATCGCCCCAATTCTAAACGATGATGATTACAATTCAATTCCAGCAGCTGGCATCCCCAAACTACAGCAATGGTGCCGGTGCAAGGGCCTATAAAGAAGACATAAAGGAATGATATGTTCAAGCCGATGCATCTTGACCATCACACATGTGAAAACCAACAGTTGAGGCTTCCACACTCAGACATAACCCTAAAATGCATCTCATTTGCCTCAAAGGCGGGCCTTTTCGCTGGAACTCAACGACTGGGGGATCCCCCACCAAGACCAAATCTTTCTCCTCTCAAGAACAAAAATTTCCCGCCTTGCACAATTGGAACCGGCGAGAACTAAATTCCATGCCAAACTACCCACGAATTTCCTCCAATTGGACCCCGCGCGCGGCCGACGCCGGCCAAAACCCTAGGTTCGCCGGCGCCCTGGCCAACAGCCACAGGCCTCCCCGACCCAAAGGGCAATGAGTaacggacgcggcggcggaggaggaggcagaaAATACCTGGAGCCGCATGTTCCGGAAGCGCTCGggcacggcggccgcgggcccgccgccgcgcgcggcgagctGGCGTCCCCCGATCTCGCGGCGCTGCAGCTTGGCGGCGGAGTTGAGGGCGGGCGCGTCGAGGCGGCGCttccggccgcccgcgccggccccggcgccgccgccgtccgcggcgtcgccgccgccgccccgccggcgcgccgTGACGCGGAGGCGCACCCGCAGCTGCCGCTTGGGCCCGTCCATCCCCGCCGAcccgcgccgcgccctcctTTTCTAGACCCAACCTCCCCGCGCTAGATCCGCAGAGGAGGAGCCCGCCCccgaggaggaaggaagggaggcagctagggtttgggagggggagggagccCGGGTCGAGCCGCGGGGGTGGGAGGAATAGGAGACGAGAGGGGAAAGCGGGGGGTTGTGCTCTGGAAGGGGGTTCCCTGCTCGCGCTCGCGTGTGCACTCTGCTGGTGGCTGGGCCGGTGGGCCCTCTGTGCCGCTGTAATTGGGATGGTCCCACGGGCCAGCGAGACGGCGGCTCTGCAATGAATGGCGTCGTCAAGCTTTTGATGAACTGCTGTACTGAAAGTGAACCATCGCAGCGGGCCAGCGACACGGCCCAGCAAAAGAGAACTTATGCAGCCGACCAGCCGTAGCACCGGCACGAGTTGATGGAACACGAGTACTCGACACAAAAATGCATTAAGATTTTTTTTGCGATTTTTATAGTTTATTAGAGTATCTAATACTAAATTGGGTTGTAGATGTGCAAAGGGTCTGATTGGTTGGTCGCATATCCCCCGACCAGGCTCCGTAGACGCATGGGAGGATGATTGGTTACCTTTGTAGACGCCGGAGCTAGACTTCATAGGTGCAAAAAGGAAGCTAGAGCCAAGCTCGTCAGCGGGCGTTTCCCGCGGGCCTAGCTCATGCGATGTTGGCGAGTGCGACGGGGCTAAGAGTGCAGTGAGAGAAAAACAAATTAGCAAATGTCTGGATGTGGGTAACCAATCAAAGTCTCCACCCGTCTTGTCTGTATTGGTGGAGCCAAGCAAACAAAAGCCAGTTGCGTGCGGCGGGCTAGCTAGCACAGGCCTGCATGGGTGATGCGAGCCAGGCTACCGAGATACGAAAACCAATCACGCCCAAAATTGCATTGAAGTGGTGATGAGAAATTCTCAAAGTATTTTCTAACATAGGATTCATACCCTTAAATCATCTTACAATATGTATTTAAACCTTGGCTTGTACATggagaaataagaaaaaaaaatgtcaatAGAGATAGATTAAACTAGTTGAAATAGTTTGAAGAGTAAATGAGTCAATGTTGTCCGGGAGGAAGTAAATTCCTTGGTGTAGTTAATGGACTTCTTTTATGGTATAGGTATACATATACTACTTTAAATGGTGAAAATTCTACATTTAAATGGTGAAAGTTCAACTGCGTGATGTAAATCTATATAACTTTTTATATGTTGGTGGGTCCAAATAAGTTTGACTAACTAGAATCTAAAACAATATAGATTTTGAGTCGAACGAAGAGTAGTTGTTGTGAATAAACATTACTTGCATAAACCGTATCCCTCTGTCCCCCGAGAACGACTTAAATTCTGTTTCCTCGAAATTAaaagattctttttttttcaaaaataagtTTCAAAGATGTAGAGTGAGAGCATTAAAAAAGAACATATAAACTCCTATCGATCTAGAAACTTCACGAGTCACAACACTTGGGGGTTGCCCAACAATTACGTGATGCACTAAACACTCCCAACAGACTCTTATAGCAAAGAAAATTACAAAAGCGCAAAACAATTATTTATAATGATTAAAAGGCATATGAAAGCTACATGATGGCTAACCATGTTGGGCGAAAATGTCCATGTAGTTCACTTTTTTTGGCTAAAGAACGGAGATCATAAAACATCTACACTCCATTCGGTAGAGATGGTTGTGGCTGTGTTGTAGCTCCAGCCAGCCGTGTAGCTAACTGCACCTTGCAGCACCTAAAAAATGACGGGAAAGATGACATCAGAAGAAATGGTGCCAATGCTTAAGTATAGGAAACTACTAAATTAGGATTTAAACtactgaaaaaaaaagtgtggtTGGTCCTGCAGCCGAGCGGTTGGACTGCAACTGTTTTCGCCCTGCAGCCGAACGGTTGGGCTGCAGCTACAGCCGCCGAAGAAGTATAAAGCGAACATGCCGCTATAGTTTAGGTGAACACTAGGAATGAGAGAGATGGCACAAAGTTAAAAGAGCGAGGACGTACATTATGTTAGGGTTTtccaaaatttacatgaaaaagCTACCTACTAGTAACTTTATAGATACAAAATTGTTGCCTTCTTTTATAAAGTTCTATGGGTTATGGAGTCATTCACCTAGGGTTAAAGATGCGTATAGGCTTTGCTTTTATTTGAGTGCTGCTCTTTTTTAAGACTGGCTTGGACACAGATCAAATAACTCCTATGAAACATAAGGAAATTTGGATACTTCGCTcctatgtaaaaaaaaaaaaagaacttacCGTGTGGCCTTCGGTGAAAAAAAGGTTTCATTTATCATGGGCCGGTCAACACTATGCAAACCATAATGAAAATGAATTTAAGTTTTACGCAGAAACTTTATATTTCATCAATGAGCATGGCACGGTACGGAATCCTGCAATGTAACTCAAaacagaaaataagaaaaagctGGAACAAACTAAAAAGGGATTCATTTATCATGGGCCGGTCAACACTATGCAAACCATAATGAAAATGAATTTAAGTTTTACGCAGAAACTTTATATTTCATCAATTAGCACGCAGCAACTTCATCTTGCCCGCTGTTAGTTTAAAACATGGCACGGTACAGAATCCTGCAATGTAAAacagaaaatgagaaaaagatGGAACAAAACTAAAAATATGGAAAAATAGGGGCATTCCAAGAATTGAACTCGGAACCTCTAGCACCCTAAGCGAGAATCATAAAAGGAACTATATTTTTGTTGTTTAACGAGCTTCATGTTGTTTAACGAGCTTTAGCATTTCAATTTGTGAACCGTGACAACGTTTTATACAGGGCAGAGTAGTCAGGTTGGTAATGGGAATAAACTAGACTGGCAAATCAGTGAACTTTTGTATTGTAATTCATATGGTTACGTCATTCATGTGTTGTCCTGTTTTTTATACATTCATTGTCAAGATATTCCATAGGCTAAAAGTCACTACTTTAATCTTATAGTTTAGATACATTACACTAGAGGTATACAAGAACAAATACATTTTACATGCTGAATCTTCTATGTCCAAAATGAAAATAAGCTTACGAGAGATCACATTTTACTCCCTTTGCCGACTTTGAAATTCGAGGTACCATCGCTGTTCCACCTGAATTTATTTATTAACAATGCAGTAATTTTTTATACATTAAAAATGGAAACGAATTTGGTGACATTTTGGTGCCATTGCTAATAGGAAGAAGTCCATTTTTGACCATCGAACTATCGCCTCAGTTTGGTTTTGATCATCAAACCACAAAACTAGGAATCTTTGGTCACTCAACTCTTAAAATCGTTCATATTTGGCCATCGGACGGTTTTGGTGGGTAGTTTTGCTAACATGGACGCCACATGACGGTGGGATCCACTTGTCagccctcctctctctttcttttctcctctccttctcctatctctttcttctctcctaTCTCCTCGGCCGACAGCTGGcggcccccgcgccggccgcccctgcacAAGCCTCCACTGCGCCGGCCTAACCTACGCCGGGCGCCGCTGGAGTCCCCCGCACGAAGACAGAactgctgctcgccgccgtcgacgagctTCGCTAAGCCAATTCAGCCGCTTCGGTCAACACCAGCAAGAACGCACACCACCACGAGGACGCTGTCGCCGAGCCGCACACATACCGCCCGTTCTCATCGCTTGTCGTCCACCGGAGCGTCGCCGCCCCATGGATCCCGACCCAGCCGCCGTCACAGCCACCGTCTTCGATTCCGGCCATCCCGGTGAGCGCCTCCACACGAAGCCCTCCACCTCCTCTATCTCCCGCGCCACCCATCTGAACCCCCAATGTGCCAGACCGTCAGCGATTGAACGCCTGGCCGCTTCCACACCACAGGCAGGCACCCTACCACTGCTCACCAAGGCCTGCCTCGCCCCTTCCTGCACCGCTGCTCGCCAGGGTCCGTGCCATCGCTCGTTGGCAGCTACGCAAGTGGTGCGGTGACTGCGCAGGGGGGTGGacgttgccgtcgccgccgggttTGGTGCGAGCTGGAATCGGCCAGGGCAAGGGAGACAcgggggatggcggcggcgggcgcagggGAGGCGCAGGGACGGGAGGTGCAGGGGCGGCTGGAGGCGCGGGGGATGGCTGGTGCAGGAGAgaaagagggagaggagaggagaggagaaagagagataTGAGGGCTGGCAAGTGGGCCCGCTACCATGTGGTATCTACGTCAGCAAAACTACCCACTAAAATCGCTCGATAGCCAAATATGAACGGTTTTAAAAGTTGTGTTGTGTGGCCAAAGATTCCTGATTTTGCAGTTCTATAGTCAAAACCAACTAAGGCGATGGTTGGATTTCCAATAACCCAAACTACACTATGCTCTCTTCTCTGCAACGGACGGCTGAGATCATCTCTCACGGAGCCACAGCTTCAATtcgtctccctcctctcctctgacctcccctctcccctcccctcccatgGAGCCCGACGCCGcccaaaaccctaaccctagccccgtcccgccgcccatcTCCGCCTACTACCAGACGCGCGCGGAGCACCACGCCGTCGTATCCAGCGACTGGctcgcgcacgccgccgccgccgcggccgcctcccccggcgccgatgcggcggcggcggcggatgcggccgccgctcctcccccctcccccgggGGCGCCGGAGGCGTGATCGAGGAGTTCAACTTCTGGCGCCGCAAGCCCGAGGCCGCGGAGGCGGTGGCCGCCATCATGGCGCTGGCCGCCGTCATCCGCTCTAGCAGGGCCACCACCATGATGGAGCTCGAGATCGAGCTCAAGAAGGCCTCCGACAAGCTCAAGGTCGATAGCGCAGCCGATTCACCTGCTCCATGTTTCCCGACTGCTGCGCTAGTGTATATTTGCAGTGATGGGCATTATTCCCCCAACGGGTCTTGGCCTTCTTGGAACTATGTGTGCCAGTGTGTGTCCATGTTAAGCAAAGATAGTGAATCGAAATTCTGCTTGCATAAAAGTGGTTGACACCCTAATTAGCACATTTGGCCCTACTTTTTCCGTTTCACAATCTCACCTTAATTACCATGCTCTGAATCTGAATAATTCAACTGACCTTTTGACGACAGTCTGGAAAAGCTAAATGTTCGATGTTCATAAATCATAGTCATTTTAATGTGCAAATCCATCAGTCATGCTTCATGCACTTTGTCCTTTTTATTGTGCCTTTATACTCGCTAGTTACCTGAGCCCCAGGACGGGTAAGTGCGCCTCTGTCAAGTCATTTTACTGGTTTCAAGTTTGACTCGCGTGCAAATCCATGCCTCCACTGTGATGTCACCACTTATTTTCTGCATGGTCTTCCTTTGTTAATCTTTTTGGGCAGTATATTTATCATAATTCTAGGAGTTTCGATTTATCCATGTGGATGGCGTATCGTGTACTGCTCCTAGTTGTTTTATTTATTCAGTTTTTTTGTTATAGCTTTCATTGTCTTCTTTTTACTATGGGTATTAACATTAAAAGCTCCTATGTGTTTCAGTCCTGGGATGCTACTTCCATTTCTCTGTCTGCTGCATGTGATTTGTTCATGCGGTTTGTAACGAGAACCTCACATCTGGAGCATGAGAAGTTTGATGCAGCAAAATCACGCCTAATTGAGCGTGGAGAGAAATTTGGAGAGATATCTTTAAAGGTTATCAGCCAATCCAGAACTTACATTCTAGTTTATATAGTCAAATTTATGCCCTTTTTTTCTGATGCTTTGGTGTGATGCGTTTTCAGGCTCGCAAGACAATTGCAATGCTCAGCCAGGATTTCATTTATGATGGATGCACTATGCTTGTACATGGGTACTCCAGAGTAGTGCTGGAAGTTCTAAAGCTAGCTGCATCAAACCGCAAGCTCTTCCGGGTACTATGCACAGGTACAGTGATCTAGTTGCAAGATGTGATTTTCGAACACAAATAAAATGATGATAGGAATGAAATACACATTGCATGAAAGTGCAATATGATTTGTTATAGTGAATGGTGATGGTGGGAAATAGTGTATTCTTGCACAGAGGTGCACTATGATAGGTTCAAACTTATTTCCTTAGGCAGTTAGGCTTATTCCGATTCTGATCATTATATGGTACTTTTTTGTTGCATGAAATGCAGTTGTCATGCGTAGTGCTCTGCAATTTAATGGCAAATCGCAGTAGGCATTGTTTCAGTATTTGCTTCCCTCATGTCCTTATAACAATTACATGTAGGCACCAGTCAAACTGAATTCATATATAAGGGGAGAGGACGGGTCCTTTATATTGCGACTGTTAAGAAACACATGTCTCATCCATAATCAGTTTTGAATTGCTATGGTTATTTACTTGTTTTGATGATCTGGGCTACTGGTGCTCTTGCTTCTGGGAGCAACAGTAAGCAGCCAAGCATCTATCTATTACTCCATTAGTGCAAAGCACAGGTTGCAAACTCTTGTAATTTCTAATGTCTGTTTGTTATTTTATTTGACTTCAGAGGGCAGGCCAGACAGAACTGGTTTAAGAATGTCAAATGCACTTGCAGCATTAGGCATCCCTGTCAAGGTGCTAATTGATTCAGCTGTTGCTTATTCCATGGATGAAGTTGACATGGTATTTGTTGGTGCTGATGGGGTTGTTGAGAGTGGAGGAATAATCAACATGATGGGCACTTATCAGATAGCTCTTGTGGCTCATAGTATGAACAAACCTGTTTATGTGGCTGCAGAAAGTTACAAGGTACTGTTTGCTATAATAATGTACTACTTTGGTCATTTTGTTGATTCGCATGCACTCCATTACTATCATTTTTCGGATATGATTAAATCGATACTGGGATGCAACTTGTCTTCCAGAATACAAGATATGGATTCTTTTAAAGGATGCTTTATAGCAGTAGAGCTTAGTTCAGTTTCTGGCCTgctacatactccctccgtcctaaaaagaatgatgttttggcattcaaaatttgtcccaaaaagaatgacgttctaggatttaaatctTATGCATGTATAATTTGGCGTGTTGATCTcgtgcatgcatgattaaatggaaacatattttctccattttctatATGCAAACTGAACTAAGGGTACATGCTTCTTTTTCACTCACCCCTAATTTGTCTGAAAAATCCTAGGAagtcattctttttgggacggagggaatattTCGTTCATGCTGAAACACTACTGATGACTACTTGAGTCATTAGTTCCATAATGCACAGAAAGTTTATGTATATTTTGGGTGCATTTTTAATTGGCATCCCAATATTATGTTGCTGCATGGGACCGGCTTCTGATGGTGTTGCCTATCTTTGCCACTTTTCCAGTTTGCTCGTCTATATCCCTTGGACCAAAAGGACATGACTCCAGCTCACCGGCCAATAGATTTTGGAGTCCCAGTACCCACTGGCGTGGAAGTTGAGACATCGGCAAGAGACTACACTCCTCCACAATACCTCACGCTTCTCCTGACTGATCTTGGTGTTCTTACACCATCTGTTGTGAGCGATGAGCTCATCCAATTGTACCTATGATCATTGATGTAAAAACTGTCAGCTCAGATGAGGTGTTACTGCTGTTGAATCCCAGGGTTTTTCCAATCAGTTTTGACTACATGATGTATCGCCTTTATGGTACTGATGTGATGTTTCAGAAACTCTGAGAACAGTTGTGCCAGAGAAGATAACAATTTTGTCAGAAATGCTTTGTATAGTTAGGACATAGCAGTAATTATGGTGCTAATTCGGTAGTCAGTTTGACGTCTTGCATTTTCCTCGCCAGTGCTATGT
This sequence is a window from Setaria italica strain Yugu1 chromosome III, Setaria_italica_v2.0, whole genome shotgun sequence. Protein-coding genes within it:
- the LOC101778908 gene encoding uncharacterized protein LOC101778908 — protein: MDGPKRQLRVRLRVTARRRGGGGDAADGGGAGAGAGGRKRRLDAPALNSAAKLQRREIGGRQLAARGGGPAAAVPERFRNMRLQEEFDTYDANAHLFVKLQFLRRRSKIIEIVAAKDIIFALAHSGLCAAFNRVTNKRIAFLNLSPDEVIRSLFYNKNNDSLITVSVYASDNFSTLKCRTTPIEYIRRNQLDAGFPLFESESLKWPGFVEFDDVNGKVLTYSAQDGIYKVFDLKNYSFLYSIPDENVQEIKISPGIMLLIYDRTPSYVPLKILSIEDGKPLKFFKHLLHRNKKIDFIEQFNEKLLVKQEDENFQILDVRTSELIEVGVSKFMTPSAFIFLYENNLFLTFRNRTIAVWNFRGELVTSFEDHLLWHHDCSTNNIYITSDQDLIISYCKSEAVAEDGTVTPIGSINMSEIMTGKCIAKIAAGDPALNVTPSRNSSKKRSSVWSTVPEALEDVTALFYDEDRNEIYTGNSQGLVHVWSN
- the LOC101779317 gene encoding translation initiation factor eIF-2B subunit alpha — its product is MEPDAAQNPNPSPVPPPISAYYQTRAEHHAVVSSDWLAHAAAAAAASPGADAAAAADAAAAPPPSPGGAGGVIEEFNFWRRKPEAAEAVAAIMALAAVIRSSRATTMMELEIELKKASDKLKSWDATSISLSAACDLFMRFVTRTSHLEHEKFDAAKSRLIERGEKFGEISLKARKTIAMLSQDFIYDGCTMLVHGYSRVVLEVLKLAASNRKLFRVLCTEGRPDRTGLRMSNALAALGIPVKVLIDSAVAYSMDEVDMVFVGADGVVESGGIINMMGTYQIALVAHSMNKPVYVAAESYKFARLYPLDQKDMTPAHRPIDFGVPVPTGVEVETSARDYTPPQYLTLLLTDLGVLTPSVVSDELIQLYL